One Burkholderia pyrrocinia DNA segment encodes these proteins:
- a CDS encoding TOMM system kinase/cyclase fusion protein, producing MNTGEPAVLPTASRAPVVPEALEPRQPAAPFAELAGKWHYRLGSLLGEGGNGVVFRATCGETGQGVAIKLMRDDAARTATERARQRARFQRETSLCEALRHPNIVALLDKGEAPDGRLFAVFELVQGSTLRDRLAAQGPLSAVDTGRLMTEVLDALAAAHRRGIVHRDLKPQNIAITTADDGPHAKLLDFGIGALLPGTEDIARQTSTLATEVLGSPPYCAPEQLRNEPPTPRSDLYAWGLIVIECLTGNVVMHGASVADILYQQLSPVDVALPPSIASHPLGSVLRRALNKNPEQRAASADELAEPFRALNFAALVGQFDASRASGQTRPPPFAPGSETVATVGEYRQITTLCCCVTITGEGRRRRAGTEHGDLLDGYEEQWLTKCVDIAVGYGAQVDGRLGDTLLFHFGLRGDIDRPARRAARAALDMARVAERVRLPVPAAAGGHAGGERWRVEVAAAIHVGQVLAHASRMSGISTPAAAARLLRLAGPGQILISDDARLALERHADYRPTSLRLARAGLVPQPVHELLGERRADTPFDSLDAGMRAPMVGRARELDALLRAWQETLARHGRVLRGEPAPRGVPRLVVGDAGIGKSRLVHELCEAVRIQGHAFAHCGCLPERENHALFPILRFIGAHWHIDADSPAGPALAAIDTMIAPLECDHAAARVALATWLGLPCDAKGLLWSSAREQHALFDVLGQLIVSLGNGAPVLLVVEDVQWIDRSTEDFLAYLQRSPRAAALGIVFTSRPDKLGRWRGATERLVLRRLPSDDAQRLISACLGQGVLDPAWLDQLARRTAGIPLFIEAVARELMMSGADGSLAGLRATDPYPLPLSLGGMLGLAFDRIDDARDTAQLAATIGLEVDARLLADASPHDRATLDAHLRLLLEERIVYAQHRRDRVFYSFRHALIRDAAYESMPPAVRRGNHARVGRALVAQADRGAGAHAFGVAGHFARAGAFADAIAHGIDAARRALERSRYDDAIRYGQSVFDWLGNADYAQREHDSARIRATLTHATMARFGWADPQVREHAEQLLRQMQTLDDPELEISALWTLSTYYHVAGDRSTVRGIGMRLDTLATERGDAGVQVAADAMRGMSLWVDGDYARARAAFDAVLAGYDVRRDVDHRRLLGLDTRAWTMASLASVRWCMDDDPQAALAMARDAVYCATCLDHLPTLGVTMMYLARMHQLAGDRDAARTLSEAILRLSEVHRLRAVGHYAAIIHAWAQGDRAGVVAHLDAQRQSGGLLGLSYYASLLAELDAGRGDYHAALAQIEHCLAWCESTGERYYEAQLLLKKCEYLRQADPRCGGVAALAACRRACEVATTAGMGRIARFAEAMLQSLP from the coding sequence GTGAACACGGGAGAACCGGCCGTGTTGCCGACCGCGTCCCGTGCGCCCGTCGTGCCGGAAGCACTTGAACCCCGGCAGCCCGCCGCGCCTTTCGCGGAGCTTGCCGGCAAGTGGCATTACCGGCTCGGCTCGCTGCTCGGCGAAGGCGGCAATGGCGTGGTGTTTCGCGCGACCTGCGGCGAGACGGGACAAGGCGTCGCGATCAAGCTGATGCGGGATGACGCCGCGCGGACCGCGACGGAGCGCGCGCGCCAGCGTGCGCGCTTCCAGCGCGAGACGAGCCTGTGCGAGGCGCTGCGGCACCCGAACATCGTGGCGTTGCTGGACAAGGGGGAAGCGCCCGACGGCCGGCTGTTCGCCGTATTCGAGCTGGTGCAGGGCTCGACCTTGCGCGACCGGCTCGCGGCGCAGGGGCCGCTGTCGGCCGTCGACACGGGCCGGCTGATGACGGAGGTGCTCGACGCGCTTGCGGCCGCGCATCGGCGGGGCATCGTGCATCGGGACCTGAAGCCGCAGAACATCGCGATCACGACGGCCGACGACGGGCCGCACGCGAAGCTCCTCGATTTCGGCATCGGCGCGTTGTTGCCCGGCACGGAAGACATCGCGCGCCAGACCTCGACGCTGGCGACCGAGGTGCTCGGCTCGCCGCCCTATTGCGCGCCCGAGCAATTGCGCAACGAGCCGCCGACGCCCAGGAGCGACCTGTATGCATGGGGCCTGATCGTGATCGAATGCCTGACGGGCAATGTCGTCATGCACGGTGCGAGCGTGGCCGACATTCTCTATCAGCAGCTCAGCCCGGTGGATGTCGCGCTTCCTCCGTCGATCGCGTCGCATCCGCTCGGCTCGGTATTGCGGCGCGCGCTGAACAAGAATCCGGAACAGCGCGCCGCGTCGGCCGACGAACTCGCGGAGCCGTTTCGCGCGCTCAACTTCGCCGCGCTCGTCGGACAGTTCGATGCCAGCCGCGCAAGCGGGCAGACGCGTCCGCCCCCGTTCGCGCCGGGCAGCGAGACGGTCGCAACGGTTGGCGAGTACCGGCAGATCACCACGTTGTGCTGTTGCGTGACGATCACCGGAGAGGGCCGGCGACGCCGCGCCGGAACCGAACACGGCGACTTGCTCGACGGCTACGAGGAGCAATGGCTGACGAAGTGCGTCGACATCGCCGTCGGTTATGGCGCGCAGGTCGACGGACGGCTCGGCGACACGCTGCTGTTCCATTTCGGCCTGCGAGGCGACATCGACCGGCCGGCGCGCCGGGCGGCGCGCGCGGCACTCGACATGGCGCGGGTGGCGGAGCGCGTACGGCTGCCGGTGCCGGCGGCGGCCGGCGGCCACGCCGGTGGCGAACGCTGGCGCGTCGAAGTGGCCGCCGCGATTCACGTCGGGCAAGTGCTCGCACATGCATCGCGCATGTCGGGCATATCGACGCCCGCCGCGGCGGCGCGGCTGCTGCGGCTTGCCGGGCCCGGGCAGATCCTGATCAGTGACGATGCGCGGCTCGCGCTCGAACGGCATGCCGACTATCGGCCGACCTCGTTGCGGCTGGCGCGGGCGGGCCTCGTGCCGCAGCCGGTTCATGAATTGCTCGGCGAGCGTCGTGCCGATACGCCGTTCGATTCGCTCGATGCCGGTATGCGGGCGCCGATGGTCGGCCGCGCGCGTGAGCTCGACGCGCTGTTGCGCGCGTGGCAGGAGACGCTCGCGCGACATGGTCGCGTGCTGCGCGGCGAGCCTGCGCCGCGCGGCGTGCCGCGGCTCGTCGTCGGCGACGCGGGAATCGGCAAGTCGCGCCTCGTGCACGAGCTGTGCGAGGCCGTCCGGATCCAGGGCCACGCCTTCGCGCATTGCGGGTGCCTGCCCGAGCGGGAGAATCATGCGCTGTTTCCGATCCTGCGATTTATCGGCGCGCATTGGCATATCGACGCCGACAGCCCGGCCGGTCCCGCGCTCGCGGCGATCGACACCATGATCGCGCCGCTCGAATGCGATCACGCGGCGGCCCGTGTCGCGCTCGCGACCTGGCTGGGCCTGCCCTGCGATGCGAAGGGGCTTCTGTGGTCGAGTGCGCGCGAACAGCACGCGCTGTTCGACGTCCTCGGGCAACTGATCGTGTCGCTCGGCAACGGCGCTCCGGTACTGCTCGTGGTCGAGGACGTCCAGTGGATCGATCGCTCGACCGAGGACTTTCTTGCGTACCTGCAGCGCTCGCCGCGCGCAGCGGCGCTCGGCATCGTGTTCACGTCGCGCCCCGACAAGCTCGGGCGCTGGCGCGGCGCGACCGAACGCCTGGTGCTGCGCCGCCTGCCGAGCGACGACGCGCAGCGCCTGATTTCTGCGTGTCTGGGCCAGGGCGTGCTCGATCCGGCCTGGCTCGACCAGCTTGCCCGTCGCACGGCGGGCATCCCGCTGTTCATCGAGGCCGTTGCGCGCGAGCTGATGATGAGCGGCGCGGACGGCTCGCTCGCCGGGCTGCGGGCAACGGACCCTTATCCGCTTCCGCTCAGCCTGGGCGGCATGCTCGGGCTCGCGTTCGACCGGATCGACGACGCGCGCGACACCGCGCAGCTCGCCGCGACCATCGGGCTCGAGGTGGATGCGCGACTGCTCGCCGATGCATCGCCGCATGATCGGGCCACGCTCGACGCGCATCTGCGGCTGCTGCTCGAAGAGCGGATCGTGTACGCGCAACATCGCCGCGATCGCGTGTTCTATTCGTTCCGCCACGCGTTGATTCGCGATGCGGCGTATGAATCGATGCCGCCCGCCGTGCGGCGCGGCAACCACGCACGCGTCGGCCGCGCGCTGGTCGCGCAAGCCGATCGCGGCGCCGGTGCGCATGCGTTCGGCGTCGCCGGGCACTTCGCGCGCGCGGGTGCCTTCGCCGACGCGATCGCCCACGGCATCGACGCGGCGCGCCGCGCACTCGAACGTTCCCGGTACGACGACGCAATCCGCTACGGGCAGTCCGTGTTCGACTGGCTCGGCAATGCCGACTACGCGCAACGCGAGCACGACAGCGCGCGCATCCGCGCCACGTTGACGCACGCGACGATGGCACGGTTCGGCTGGGCGGATCCGCAGGTGCGCGAGCATGCGGAGCAACTGTTGCGGCAGATGCAGACGCTCGACGACCCGGAGCTCGAGATCAGCGCGCTATGGACGCTGTCGACCTACTACCACGTCGCCGGCGATCGCTCCACCGTGCGCGGGATCGGCATGCGGCTCGACACGCTCGCGACCGAGCGCGGCGATGCCGGCGTTCAGGTCGCGGCGGACGCGATGCGCGGCATGAGCCTGTGGGTCGACGGCGACTATGCACGCGCCCGCGCCGCGTTCGACGCGGTGCTGGCCGGCTACGACGTGCGGCGCGACGTGGACCATCGGCGCCTCCTGGGGCTCGATACGCGTGCCTGGACGATGGCGTCGCTCGCGAGCGTGCGCTGGTGCATGGACGACGATCCGCAGGCCGCGCTCGCGATGGCGCGCGACGCGGTGTATTGCGCGACCTGCCTCGACCATTTGCCGACGCTCGGCGTCACGATGATGTACCTCGCACGCATGCACCAGCTGGCGGGCGATCGCGACGCGGCCCGCACGCTGTCGGAAGCGATTCTCCGTCTGTCGGAGGTGCATCGGCTGCGCGCGGTCGGGCACTACGCCGCGATCATTCATGCGTGGGCGCAAGGGGATCGCGCGGGCGTCGTCGCGCATCTCGATGCGCAGCGGCAGTCGGGCGGCCTGCTCGGGCTGAGCTACTACGCGTCGTTGCTTGCCGAGCTGGATGCCGGGCGCGGCGACTACCACGCCGCGCTCGCGCAGATCGAGCATTGCCTCGCATGGTGCGAGTCGACCGGAGAACGGTATTACGAAGCACAGCTGCTGCTGAAGAAGTGCGAGTACTTGCGTCAGGCCGATCCGCGATGCGGCGGCGTGGCCGCGCTGGCCGCGTGCCGGCGCGCATGCGAAGTTGCAACAACGGCGGGCATGGGCCGCATTGCCAGGTTCGCCGAAGCGATGTTGCAGTCGTTGCCGTAA
- a CDS encoding AidA/PixA family protein — protein sequence MSHSLDSFKFIDVLIAFDVEEILKKNNNALGMEPDQATSLGNDPDSVYMITPLADAAYGYGQGSVQGVYQGEAGSNLLLKANVNDVIYWRTVSLTGTENYKCFLHRFKVITRDLLGEVSYHTENVTEPYPVPGWPDNNGVKTEQRADYWAQATVLSTGQETYAFVVAVYDRHAQLKGYVTWDAYLTISHG from the coding sequence ATGTCTCATAGCTTGGATAGCTTCAAATTCATCGATGTCCTGATTGCGTTCGATGTCGAGGAGATCCTGAAAAAGAACAACAACGCGCTCGGCATGGAGCCGGATCAGGCGACCTCGCTCGGGAACGACCCCGATTCCGTCTACATGATCACCCCGCTGGCGGATGCGGCGTATGGCTATGGCCAAGGCTCGGTGCAAGGTGTGTACCAGGGCGAGGCCGGCAGCAACTTGCTGCTCAAGGCCAATGTCAACGACGTGATTTACTGGCGCACCGTGTCTCTGACGGGCACGGAAAACTACAAGTGCTTCCTGCATCGCTTCAAAGTGATCACCCGCGACCTTCTGGGCGAAGTTTCGTACCACACCGAGAACGTCACCGAGCCTTACCCGGTACCGGGCTGGCCCGACAACAACGGTGTGAAAACAGAGCAGCGCGCGGACTACTGGGCGCAAGCCACCGTGCTCAGTACCGGCCAAGAGACCTATGCGTTCGTCGTCGCCGTTTACGACCGGCACGCGCAACTGAAGGGCTACGTCACCTGGGATGCTTACCTCACCATCAGCCACGGGTGA
- a CDS encoding BMA_0021/BMA_0022 family TOMM bacteriocin: MSKDLRLPTYEQFLEYRATVIRAIALAWHSPAFVDELEADPVLALREHFDYHFPFKLDLKVQTKSSAWTPSVNGDWTGGRKNKLTLFLPPAPADEAQFAQALAAYNANHITIME; this comes from the coding sequence ATGAGCAAGGATCTTCGATTACCGACGTACGAACAGTTTCTCGAATATCGGGCAACCGTCATCCGGGCGATCGCCCTCGCGTGGCATTCCCCGGCGTTTGTCGACGAGCTCGAGGCCGATCCGGTCCTGGCGTTGCGCGAGCATTTCGACTATCACTTTCCGTTCAAGCTCGACCTGAAGGTGCAGACCAAGTCGTCTGCCTGGACGCCGAGCGTCAATGGCGACTGGACGGGCGGCCGGAAAAACAAGCTCACCCTGTTTCTGCCGCCCGCGCCGGCGGACGAGGCGCAATTCGCGCAGGCGCTGGCCGCGTACAACGCGAACCACATCACCATCATGGAATGA
- the ansP gene encoding L-asparagine permease, translating into MASIPEPAPTGDTSKRNWLESHEAGYHKTLGNRQVQMIAIGGAIGTGLFLGAGARLQAAGPSLAIVYLVCGAFSFLILRALGELVMHRPSSGSFVSYAREFLGEKASFVAGWMYFLNWAMTGIVDITAVALYMHYWAPFSGVPQWIFALVALCIVATMNLIGVKWFAEMEFWFALVKVAAIVLFLVIGSVILGSGGHVAGHDTGMHLITDNGGFFPHGLMPALVLVQGVVFAFAGVELVGTAAGECRDARKVLPRAINNVIWRIAIFYVASVVLLVCLLPWSAYKAGQSPFVTFFGALGVPGIGSVMNLVVLTAALSSLNSGLYSTGRVLRSLSMGGSAPAFLGRMSGQSVPYAGILVTVAIYVVGVLLNYLVPSSVFEIVLNIASLGIISTWAFIVVCQMKFRAAVARGEVDDVSFTMPGAPVTSWLTLLFLLGVLVLMALDYPNGTWTIASIPLVALLLVIGWKWLSGRAHRASLKPTIPSVALTQNVLEKGED; encoded by the coding sequence ATGGCATCGATTCCCGAACCCGCGCCGACCGGCGACACCAGCAAACGGAACTGGCTCGAATCCCACGAGGCCGGCTATCACAAGACCCTCGGCAATCGGCAGGTGCAGATGATCGCGATCGGCGGCGCGATCGGCACCGGCCTGTTCCTCGGCGCGGGCGCGCGCCTGCAGGCCGCCGGGCCGTCGCTCGCGATCGTCTATCTGGTGTGCGGCGCGTTTTCCTTCCTGATCCTGCGCGCGCTCGGCGAACTCGTGATGCATCGCCCGAGCAGCGGCAGCTTCGTGTCGTACGCGCGCGAATTCCTGGGCGAGAAAGCGTCGTTCGTCGCCGGGTGGATGTATTTCCTGAACTGGGCGATGACCGGCATCGTCGACATCACCGCGGTCGCGCTCTACATGCATTACTGGGCGCCGTTTTCGGGTGTGCCGCAGTGGATCTTCGCGCTCGTCGCGCTCTGCATCGTCGCGACGATGAACCTGATCGGCGTGAAGTGGTTCGCCGAGATGGAATTCTGGTTCGCGTTGGTCAAGGTCGCCGCGATCGTGCTGTTCCTCGTGATCGGCAGCGTGATCCTCGGCAGCGGCGGGCACGTCGCGGGCCATGATACGGGCATGCACCTGATCACCGACAACGGCGGGTTCTTCCCTCACGGGCTGATGCCGGCGCTGGTCCTGGTGCAGGGCGTGGTATTCGCGTTCGCGGGCGTCGAACTGGTCGGCACCGCCGCCGGCGAATGCAGGGACGCGCGCAAGGTGCTGCCGCGCGCGATCAACAACGTGATCTGGCGCATCGCGATCTTCTACGTCGCGTCGGTCGTCCTGCTGGTCTGCCTGCTGCCGTGGAGCGCGTACAAGGCGGGCCAGAGCCCGTTCGTCACGTTCTTTGGCGCGCTCGGCGTGCCCGGCATCGGCTCGGTGATGAACCTGGTGGTGTTGACTGCCGCGCTGTCGAGTCTCAACTCGGGACTGTATTCGACCGGACGCGTGCTGCGTTCGCTGTCGATGGGAGGCTCGGCCCCTGCGTTCCTCGGGCGGATGAGCGGGCAATCCGTGCCGTACGCGGGCATCCTCGTGACGGTCGCGATCTACGTCGTCGGCGTGCTGCTCAACTATCTGGTGCCGTCGAGCGTGTTCGAGATCGTGCTGAACATCGCGTCGCTCGGCATCATCAGCACGTGGGCATTCATCGTCGTCTGCCAGATGAAGTTCCGCGCAGCGGTCGCGCGCGGCGAGGTGGATGACGTGTCGTTCACGATGCCCGGCGCGCCGGTGACGTCATGGCTGACGCTGCTGTTCCTGCTCGGCGTGCTGGTCCTGATGGCACTCGACTATCCGAACGGCACGTGGACGATCGCGTCGATCCCGCTGGTGGCGCTGCTGCTCGTGATCGGCTGGAAGTGGCTGAGCGGTCGCGCGCACCGCGCGTCGCTCAAGCCGACGATTCCGTCGGTCGCGCTCACGCAGAACGTGCTCGAGAAGGGCGAAGACTGA
- a CDS encoding BMA_0021/BMA_0022 family TOMM bacteriocin: MAKDNANPTLESMLEFQKVYLRAIALSWRNPEFKGELLEKPLDTLAKYFGYQCPWIIDVEVVETGGDHGWTSDGNGSGSWNLPRNVMTVGIPEQPTNLDEEAVALAAYCDAGPSYLFTCC; encoded by the coding sequence ATGGCAAAGGACAACGCTAATCCGACGCTCGAATCGATGCTGGAGTTTCAGAAGGTCTATCTGCGCGCGATCGCGCTTTCATGGCGGAACCCGGAGTTCAAGGGCGAGCTGCTGGAGAAACCGCTGGACACGCTCGCGAAATACTTCGGTTACCAGTGCCCGTGGATCATCGACGTCGAGGTCGTCGAAACGGGCGGCGATCATGGCTGGACGAGCGACGGAAACGGCAGCGGTAGCTGGAACCTGCCGCGCAACGTGATGACGGTCGGCATACCGGAGCAACCGACGAACCTGGACGAAGAGGCCGTCGCGCTCGCGGCCTACTGCGACGCCGGGCCGAGCTACCTGTTCACCTGCTGCTGA
- a CDS encoding cytochrome b → MSQPNHAAYARFAIAMHWSIAILILSNLSIGLYMDTFPHNSSQFNGILFYHASIGSLIFMLTVPRLVWRATHTPPPLPDSVPAWQARIAGALHGVLYLLLFLVPLTGYVHRLAGAHPVSFFGIAELPVLVGRDEPLRLLTDALHRALVLTLGLLLAMHVAAALKHKFVDRDGVAGRMGI, encoded by the coding sequence ATGTCACAGCCCAACCACGCCGCCTACGCACGCTTCGCGATCGCCATGCACTGGTCGATCGCGATCCTGATCCTGTCGAACCTGTCGATCGGGCTCTACATGGATACGTTCCCGCACAACTCGTCGCAGTTCAACGGCATCCTGTTCTATCACGCGTCGATCGGCAGCCTGATTTTCATGCTGACCGTGCCGCGCCTCGTGTGGCGCGCGACGCATACGCCGCCGCCGCTGCCGGACAGCGTTCCGGCATGGCAGGCGCGGATCGCCGGCGCGCTGCACGGCGTGCTGTACCTGCTGCTGTTTCTCGTGCCGCTGACCGGCTACGTGCACCGCCTCGCCGGTGCGCATCCGGTCAGCTTCTTCGGCATCGCCGAATTGCCGGTGCTCGTCGGCCGCGACGAACCGTTGAGACTCCTGACCGATGCGCTGCATCGTGCACTCGTGCTGACGCTCGGCTTGCTGCTGGCCATGCACGTCGCGGCCGCGCTGAAGCACAAGTTCGTCGATCGCGACGGCGTTGCCGGGCGGATGGGTATTTGA
- a CDS encoding TOMM precursor leader peptide-binding protein gives MLDDFSRVLRFKPHLLVLDAGPETLFVVDEFKRAMLSGAIFVQIAACLRARMTIAEIVTSLAGTFGEWDVLARLDHLVRRGYVRGDSPHDDDAARGFFERAGLDGDAACARVVQLRVAVEAFGADDAALRRALDTAGIDVVPDAELTVAIADTHDRDDLAACAARVAARGGALLVVAAGGVQTLIGPLLAGRGALADAPCIECVRYWIRINRPVEALLARHHGSDATRLPPAASRAGAAAAAALVAATLEQIAVNRMASERSQTHIVAQRVDTLAAERHRVLKRPQCPCCGNPAWMREQAARAPRLADHAPLARADGGYRTADPQQVFERYAHLISPVSGAIAYLHPMPKRHAGLRKVYASGFLVCPAAVPASNRFDRICAGKGRTDDQARVSTLCEALERFSSVYQGDEATLTGSMESLLADPACDAVPIHVNDLQQFSERQFDARDAINALTRDVRKQVPPRFTARDVMDWTPAWSLVTGRRYLVPLSYCYAETPDSAQAHAACVHNPNGCAAGSSVDEAILQGMLELIERDAVAIWWYNRIPRPDIDLASFDDPYFDALVREYATFGWRLWALDITTDLGVPTVAALAENPQDGRFSIGFGCHPDGRIAVQRALTEVNQLLDVAAEAPHPWDRDKLSATGFLYPANGVRGTTRSTWQPIDAPSLPAALAHCVGRIAAAGMDVLVVDKTRPDIGLSVVQVIAPGLCHFWPRFGARRLYSVPVELGWRAQPCGEQELNPALLFL, from the coding sequence ATGCTTGATGACTTTTCGCGCGTGTTGCGCTTCAAACCGCATTTGCTCGTGCTCGATGCGGGCCCCGAGACGCTGTTCGTCGTCGACGAATTCAAACGCGCGATGCTGTCCGGCGCGATCTTCGTGCAGATAGCCGCCTGCTTGCGGGCGCGGATGACGATCGCCGAGATCGTGACATCGCTTGCCGGCACGTTTGGTGAATGGGACGTACTCGCGCGGCTCGATCACCTGGTGCGTCGCGGGTACGTGCGCGGCGACTCGCCGCACGACGACGATGCGGCGCGCGGCTTCTTCGAGCGCGCCGGACTCGACGGCGACGCGGCTTGTGCGCGCGTCGTTCAACTGCGCGTCGCGGTCGAGGCATTCGGCGCCGACGATGCGGCGCTCAGGCGCGCGCTCGACACGGCCGGCATCGATGTCGTGCCGGACGCCGAATTGACCGTCGCGATCGCCGATACGCACGACCGCGACGATCTCGCCGCGTGCGCCGCCCGCGTGGCGGCGCGCGGCGGGGCGTTGCTCGTCGTGGCGGCCGGTGGCGTGCAGACGCTGATCGGGCCGTTGCTGGCCGGCCGCGGCGCGCTGGCCGACGCGCCGTGCATCGAATGCGTGCGCTACTGGATTCGCATCAACCGGCCTGTCGAGGCGCTGCTTGCGCGCCATCACGGCAGCGACGCGACGCGTCTGCCGCCGGCGGCCTCGCGCGCCGGGGCCGCAGCAGCGGCGGCGCTCGTGGCGGCGACGCTCGAGCAGATCGCGGTCAACCGCATGGCATCGGAACGGTCGCAAACGCATATCGTGGCGCAGCGCGTCGACACGTTGGCCGCCGAGCGGCACCGCGTGCTCAAGCGTCCGCAATGCCCGTGCTGCGGCAATCCCGCGTGGATGCGTGAACAGGCGGCGCGGGCGCCGCGGCTCGCCGATCATGCGCCGTTGGCGCGCGCCGACGGCGGCTACCGTACCGCCGACCCGCAACAGGTGTTCGAGCGTTATGCCCATCTGATCTCGCCGGTCAGTGGCGCGATCGCGTATCTGCACCCGATGCCGAAGCGACACGCGGGCCTGCGCAAGGTTTATGCGTCGGGTTTTCTCGTGTGCCCGGCCGCCGTACCGGCCAGCAACCGGTTCGACAGAATCTGCGCCGGCAAAGGCCGCACCGACGATCAAGCCCGCGTGAGCACGCTATGCGAGGCGCTTGAACGGTTCAGCAGCGTGTATCAAGGCGACGAGGCGACGTTGACCGGAAGCATGGAAAGCCTGCTCGCCGATCCGGCATGCGACGCCGTACCGATTCACGTGAACGACCTTCAGCAGTTCAGCGAACGGCAATTCGACGCGCGCGATGCGATCAACGCATTGACCCGCGATGTTCGGAAGCAGGTGCCGCCGCGTTTCACGGCGCGCGACGTCATGGACTGGACGCCGGCCTGGTCGCTCGTGACCGGCAGGCGCTACCTCGTACCGCTGAGCTACTGCTATGCGGAAACGCCCGACAGTGCGCAGGCGCACGCCGCATGCGTTCACAATCCCAACGGCTGCGCGGCGGGATCGAGCGTCGACGAGGCGATTTTGCAGGGCATGCTCGAATTGATCGAGCGCGATGCGGTCGCGATCTGGTGGTACAACCGGATTCCGCGCCCCGACATCGATCTCGCGAGTTTCGACGATCCGTATTTCGATGCGCTCGTGCGTGAATATGCGACGTTCGGGTGGCGTTTGTGGGCGCTCGACATCACCACCGATCTCGGGGTGCCGACTGTCGCCGCGCTGGCGGAAAATCCGCAAGACGGGCGTTTCTCGATCGGCTTCGGCTGCCATCCGGACGGCCGAATCGCAGTGCAGCGGGCGCTGACCGAAGTCAACCAGTTGCTCGATGTCGCAGCGGAGGCGCCGCACCCGTGGGATCGCGACAAACTTTCGGCAACCGGATTTCTGTATCCGGCGAACGGCGTGCGCGGCACGACGCGCTCGACGTGGCAGCCGATCGACGCACCGTCGTTGCCGGCGGCGCTCGCGCATTGCGTCGGGCGCATCGCGGCGGCCGGCATGGACGTGCTCGTCGTCGACAAGACGCGGCCCGACATCGGCTTGTCCGTGGTGCAAGTCATCGCGCCGGGGCTGTGCCATTTCTGGCCGCGTTTTGGCGCGCGACGGCTTTACTCGGTTCCGGTGGAACTGGGATGGCGCGCGCAGCCGTGCGGCGAACAGGAACTGAATCCGGCGCTGCTGTTTCTGTGA
- a CDS encoding FHA domain-containing protein — MATLKNDSSGEACLLRAYHVFGRDAARCDTVIRDASVSRVHAHIRWIGGLWELHDHSSNGTSISGVPLRDGEHAVLQQGDVIRFGRAGIAPWRVDALDDPADTLWPIRGAAHPIVLAPRQMLPAHAAQPVTIVRSPAGEWLCDDTLPPRALHDGDEVSTGDVTWRLAVVRNGSTMMLAAPADPAPPAQLLEFFVSRNEEHVRMLLHVRGGVVDLGERAHHYSLVTLARARSADMQAGYDAATQGWIELDRLARMLGIDTSHVNVQIHRARSQFAAQPGLDASQLVERRRGGVRFGDFPFRVMRGEHLECQSVPGVQLRIGVHRPAPDPVVHYS, encoded by the coding sequence ATGGCGACACTCAAGAACGATTCATCCGGAGAAGCGTGCCTGCTCCGCGCGTATCACGTGTTCGGTCGCGATGCCGCGCGCTGCGACACGGTCATCCGGGATGCGTCGGTGTCCCGTGTCCATGCCCATATCCGCTGGATCGGCGGGCTGTGGGAACTCCACGATCACAGCAGCAACGGCACGTCGATATCGGGCGTGCCGCTGCGCGACGGCGAGCATGCGGTGCTGCAACAAGGCGACGTGATCCGGTTCGGCAGGGCGGGTATCGCGCCGTGGCGCGTCGATGCGCTCGACGATCCGGCCGATACGCTGTGGCCGATACGAGGCGCCGCGCATCCGATCGTGCTCGCGCCGCGCCAGATGCTGCCCGCACACGCCGCGCAGCCGGTCACGATCGTCCGGTCGCCGGCCGGCGAATGGCTGTGCGACGACACGTTGCCGCCGCGCGCGCTCCATGACGGCGATGAAGTATCGACCGGCGACGTCACGTGGCGCCTGGCGGTCGTGCGCAACGGCTCGACGATGATGCTTGCCGCGCCCGCCGATCCGGCCCCGCCGGCGCAACTGCTCGAATTCTTCGTCAGCCGGAACGAAGAGCACGTGCGCATGCTGCTGCACGTTCGCGGCGGCGTGGTCGACCTCGGCGAGCGAGCCCATCACTACAGCCTCGTTACGCTCGCCCGGGCGCGCTCGGCCGACATGCAGGCCGGCTATGACGCCGCCACGCAAGGCTGGATCGAACTCGACCGGCTGGCGCGCATGCTCGGCATCGATACGTCCCATGTCAACGTGCAGATTCACCGTGCCCGGAGCCAGTTCGCGGCCCAGCCGGGGCTGGACGCGAGCCAGCTCGTCGAGCGCCGGCGCGGCGGCGTCCGGTTCGGCGATTTTCCGTTCCGCGTCATGCGCGGCGAGCATCTCGAATGCCAGTCGGTGCCGGGCGTCCAGTTGCGTATCGGCGTGCATCGTCCGGCGCCGGACCCGGTCGTCCACTACTCGTGA